ATTTCAATTACAGAAACATACAAATGTCATAAAAAATCTATCATATGTACCACCGCATCAAGTCCTAATGACAATCACATTCCTCAGTAACATGTGAGTCATATCTGGTATTTATTTTCAGACTTTATTAAGAACAAAAATAGTGTCAGTTTTACCAAAACTGCCTTAGATCATAATTCATATAGTATAGCAATGTTTAAGCCTATGTAGAGTCAACGAAGACTAGCCAACAGTGTGTCAGATGCTTTTGGTTGGTAATAAACCTAAGAGCTGCATGATACATGGAATCAAGTACAATCAGGGTAGTGCTTGAGGTCTGCATATAAATTACATCAGGGCATTGATGATCATGTCCAATTAAATGGGTGTGCTTGTTCAAGATCAGTGGAACAGTTGTTGGGGACACCTAAGGACAGAgaggtttgggaaacactggtacCAAGTATTTTAATAGTGACATTTATATATTTTGATCTCTTCCTCAGCAATATTATGGTTCTCgcctggagtccacctgtgatctGCAGACTAGTGCTGCCTGCTCTCTACCCTGCAGGCCAATGCCCAAGAGTGCTATAGAGGCCCTCAATCTCGTTCACCCTGAAGTAACCAAACGGTATGAGGATGACAATGATCCAATTGATTCGACTGCTCCTGTTGAGAATGTATCTATTTGTATAATGATAGAGAAGTAGAATACATTAATTTCCAACCAATATACATGAATAAAGACTAATATTGCAGCAAATGTGAAACTGGTTAGGACACAATCTTTGTTCCagatttagcagacactcttatccagagagacttagttAGTGCagtcatcttaagatagctaggtgagccaacaacatatcacagtcatagtaagtacatttttcctcaataaagtagctatcagcaaagtcaatGCTAGCCAAAGGGAATAGTGTTCGTTCACGAaaggctatatatatataattttgttCTAGGTTTTTTGGCTGTGGTCTTCCTGTTCCAGAGAAACTTCAGGGCTGCAGAATCTTGGACCTGGGCAGCGGTTCCGGCAGAGACTGCTATGCCCTCAGTAAACTAGTTGGCGAGACTGGCCATGTCACAGGCATTGATATGACTGAGGAACTGGTATGTATAACACCTAGACCTATATATCCACTCACCCTATATATTCAGTAATCTAACAATCATTCTATTACATTGGTGTGCGATACTCTGCTTTCTGCTGTGGTagtgtatggctcagttggtagagcatggtccttgCAATGCCAGCATCATGGATTAAATTCAGGCTGGGGTCATCAATACAAAAATGAATGTGTAAAATCGGCTACTAAATGTATTTTTTGTGCTCAGATTCTAGTGTCCCGTAAATACATCCCATACCACCAGGAGAAGTTTGGCTTTGAGAAACCCAACACCACCTTCCTCCAGGGGTATATGGAGAAGCTAACGGCAGCTGGCGTTGAGAATGACTCTATGGATATCATAGTGTAAGTTGAGGAACAATCATGTTCATTTGCTATCAAAACAATGAGTCCTTCGTTCTCTTTTGATCGTTTATCTGTTTTACTGTGTCACGATCTGTTGGGAAAGTGAACAAAAATCCCCTTCTTTTATCTACTGTTTCTTCCAGGTCAAACTGTGTCATCTGTTTATGCCCTGATAAGAAAACGGTTCTACGTGAAGCCTATAAGGTCCTCAAGGTAAATAGTCCACCACACTGCCTGTTATCATTGCATAACATGATTATTAAAAAGAATATCCctgggctttataaaatacagaTGGCAGTGACTGTGTCTCCTGAAAAGTACTCCTTTCTTTGCCcgtgtctctctcccatctctcctgtgTGATATAGGAGGGTGGTGAAATGTACTACAGTGACATGTATGCAAGCAATGTTGTTCCTGACCACTTAAAAGAGGATTCAGTTCTGTGGGGTAAGTGATCAAGTTGCACCTTCCTAGCAGACAAAGAATGTTTGGTAATGCATATTCTGCTTCTGTAGAAAAGCCTATCTCTTATCTTAAATATTTTTCAGATTCAGTCTCATTGGTAACATCTCAATATACCCTTAAGTGGTTTCGCTTGACCCGAGTGTGCCGTGCAAATTGTAGAACTGCACTTCACACTTTTGTGTTTTGTGATAGGTGAGGGAATGGGCGGTTCCCTCTATTGGCGTGACTTTATCTCATTGGTCCAGGAGGTGGGCTTCAGCACGCCTCACCTCATCTCAGCCAGTCACATTGAGGTCCACAACTGCGAGCTCAAAAAGAAAGCAGGTAAGGCTGCTTACTGTAGGATGGAAAAAGTATACACTTCTCACGCTAACCTAACTAATAGCACATTTATTCATGTGGTCTAGAAGCATTTAGTATAAAAAATGTAAGCCTAGTCAGTCACTTCCATTTCCAATGTGTTGCAGGTGATATTAGCTATGCGTCTGGCACTTACCGGCTCTTCAAGTTGCCCAAAAAGCTTGAGATGTCAAGTGCAATAGTGACCTACAAGGGGACAGTCCCTGACTACCCGTGTCAGCTGGATTTTGACTCCTCCCACTGCTTCAAGGTATGTTGGTGCAAACACGGCAGGGCTCTCCAAACCTTTTCCTGGAGAACTACTGTTCTGTAGTTTTTGCTCCAACCTCAATCTTGctcacctgattctaataattagctggttgatgagCTGAATCACGTTAGTTACAACAGGGGTTGAAGTGAACcaacaggagggtagctctctaggagcagggttggagtgaacctacaggagggtagctctctaggAGCAGGGTTGGGAGTGAAcctataggagggtagctctctaggagcagggttggagagccctgaaacACAGCATAATAGGACTACCCTCACCTAAGCAATTCTCATAAAGGCAGCATTTTGGTTAAGTAGTAAGGTCATGTTGTTCCCTTATTTTATGAACAATTGTTTTACTTGTGTATGCATACTAATATAGTAGTTCGTATGGACCACTGATACACACACCTTTTATACATACAAATGGATTCCACACTACTTTAGGTCAATGCACAAATTGTATGGGTTGCCTAATATGTTAAGTGGATGTATAATAATCCCTGTGATGTTGTGCTGTGCAGAAGGACGTGGCACTGCAGGTGGATGGGGAGATGGCTGCTATCCTTCAGTGCTCTCGCTTCTCCCCGGACTTCTGCATCCAGGAGGTAGGTACCACTTTACAAAGGTAACACCTTATAGCTCTGTAATAGCCATGTAATTACAATAGTAACATGGTACCCAAAAGCAAtcagggactgtattattatttttaaaattattatagGAAATAAAGCTACTCTGCAAATACCTCAACTGGCATTTATGGATGATCATTTGAATCCTGAACTGTCCCTTTTCAGTACGGCCACCTCAGCCCGTTTCTGCTGGCCAATAACCTGGGCTCCTCGGTGAAGCAGTGCTCCAAAACAGGCAAAGCTGCAGGAGGCTGTGGGGAGACCTAACTCACTACACCTGGATGACATCATATCCATGAAAGACCCTCCTCAGAATGACAGGGTGTATGTCCCAAtagtctctccttcctcctgaagtaTGCACTCATTCATTACTTCCCACAAATTTAAAATCATTGGATTTTTGTTGGCCTGGGCTATTGGGAGTTTCCACTATATTTCTTATACCAGTCATTTCATAACCGTGTAGGGATGTGAACAAGTGCACTTGAAGGAGAGGTTATTTGGATCACCCAATGTGACAGAAAAGACGTCCATTTTGATGTCTGTACCTATGTAGCACAAATGATATAAAAAGGGTTGTAGTGTTTCTTTTCAGACTGAAAAGCCTACCGTGCCTTGAAATACTATAtttttcctcccatgtccagctCATAGATTTAAATGGCAATGGTTATTTTATTATGTGACATTTGGAGCATTACCTGGATAATACATGAGACTGTAGTTTATATACAAACTTATTTACACACTGATGTGGACGCCTAAGGCCCGCCCAGTCATTCAATGTAAAAATTACATTTGTAAAAAGACTTGTCTTGTTAAATTCTCAAATGCCATGCACACAGGCTGAAGGTCCCACCAGCCCATACACATAGATCACTTGACAAATGCACAAAAGAGAAGATAAATAATTCAACAAAACTGCCAGTTTCAGATATTTATTTGTATCTAGGAGTATTCTGTGTGTGGTGGTGATTTTGGGCCTGGCTAATGTGACCCACATTACTTAAAACGAGGTCAAaccatgatgtcagtgatcttcaagtCGGAGTCCTAGAAAGATGCTGAGTgtccgacttggaattccgagttggatgaccattccgagttcccagttgtcttgaaagctcGGAAGTCAGAGATTTCCTAGTTCACggttgttttgaatgcggcagTAGCAAGACTAGCAgagtttccactagttaccacagccatcTTTAGTCATGATTAGATCATATTTTAGATTAGTTTAaaagtcacatgtacagggttgcagatGTAATTACAGGCTACAGTGAAAGGGGGAGAAGATAGCTGATTTAGTGttggctattcagcagcctgaaggtctgggggtagaagctattggccagTCTTACAGTTTTTTCCATGATGCTCATATTCTGTCCTCGTTTGAGTGATTGAAACGGGGAGAACAGGCCATAGCTCGGGTGGCTGGGGACCCTGAgaatcttcttggccttcctgcaacacttggtgtaggtgtcctggagggcaggttgaGTGTACCACCCACTGTAGTGCCTTGCGTTCCCTGGTGGTGGAGTTGCAGCCAGACAGTTTAATCTCGATGGTGttcctgtagaacactgtgaggGCCCTCGGGACATGCTGAATTTTTCAGCATCCTGAGATTAAATAGTCGCTGtcataaaaatgtatgaaaactaaaatgagctttttggtcttaatgttagggttagtagtgtggttaaggttatgtTTAAAATCTTagaaaccaggaaatggcagagcaatttctGCAAAGTGCAACTTTATGTGTTTCCCTTAAAGGCTTACCTTAATAATAATGTTACCTTACCTAAGGGAATTGTTTAATGGTATTGCATATAGTCCCTCAAACATTTCCCAAGATAAGGTAATCATTTAAGGGTTTAAggttagagtagtgcagaagttgtcatatgctgaggcagtgaagaaagtagaggaagatgggtcaagggagagggatcctgagaggagtggtgtgaataGTAGATCTGTAGCAGTacagagggataggccaacaagtgatatgtgtttcagtaagattggatttttaGCATTTATAGTAATGGTTATCAACTACTGCAGGGATGGACTTAAGTCGCATAAAATTGAgattgtggtggcagctgcagagaagtatttgGTTGTGtgagaagagttacagggtgtgtttaAGTGGTGAtgtcccatcctttcaggttGGTGGCATGAGGTAGGactaaatagtggagtagggtggtgttatttttattttatttgttagaTTTCTTTGTGAGTGTcatgttagatggtagggtatttgtttatttattatttcaagcaaagtataagggagttgtactccagtctagtaggtggcgaAAATGTAACATATTGGATGCGCACCGCCGTTAAACCTCATTGAAGAAGCACTCTTATCGAATATTCAAAAATGTCTTACAATAATGAGATgtacccaaacttaaggaaagctttgactatgtgcaGACTTGgtaagcatagccttgctattgtgaAGGCCGGGGTATGctgacctggctctcaagagaagacagagaagactatgtgcacactgcccacaaaattaggtggaaacagagctgcacttcctaacctcctgcaaaatgtatgaccatattatagacacatatttccctcagattacacagatccacaaaggaTTTGAAAACatacccgattttgataaactcccatatatactgggtgaaataccacagtgtgccatcacggcagcaagatgtgtgacctgttgctgCAAGAAATGGGCaactagtgaagaacaaacacccttgtaaatacaacccatttttatgttgatttattttcccttttgaacTTTCACTATTTGCACATAGTTACAACATTAtaaatacataatatgacatttgaaatgtcttcattCTTTTGGAACGTTGGAATGTTTTCTGTTAattttcatttttaatttaacttttgtttattatctacttcacttgctttggcaatgttaacatgtttcccatgccaataaaaccccttaaattgaaatgtatccaccaatccaaagaaaggataGCCGGGAGCTGGACAGGCCGACATGCCGCTTTGCGGACAACGACTctcattgttagggcggagagaCATGTATCTTCCCAGTATATCCATAATCTTTGATTCAATTGAAGGAAACTTGAATTAAAAGATGAGAAAATTAAATATGTTTCTTGCAACTGGGCCCAGAGTTCTCGCTGAAACTGCCTCAGACACATGCGAAGCAGTGTCACGCGAGAACTCGATGTAAACAAACAAATCTGTGTGGTTCGAAGTCGGGCTTTGTGTCATGGTGAGCACGTTCACGACAGGGTCATTATATGTTGTTGTGACTCATGCAAATAACATGTAGCTGTTGATCAAATATAACAATCAGCCCCAAAATAATCTTCGAGATTCCTCAAAATTATCATGGGACAAACAGGGTATTATTATTCACTCTGATTGGTCGAGGACCTACAACACCCGCCTCTGTCGTACACTGATTGGCTTGGTGAACGCAGCGAGGGTCCTACCATTGGTCTTTAACTCTTCCACGTCTTTCCTACTGTTTTATGGCAATTGTTTAGGAGATTCGTTGAACTAACAAGCTAGCTAGACAACACACTAGGTACGTATTGAATAACATATACATTATTTGGTGAAACTTCGCGAATGATTTTTAGTAAATAGATGTAGCTACTGTTGTTTGATTAAATAACTTGTCTGGTGGTGGTTAACGTTAGCTGCTGTCACAGAAAGAATAGGACTGGAGACTTAACGATAGTTCTTGACatctaagttagctagctatatttaTCAAACAATTTTGACTTAAAAAAAATATCAGCAGATATTTATCTTGTTAGCTAACTAAGTCATCTTCAGTTTGTGATCTGAGGCTGACCAGCTAGTTGGAAGAACCAATTTGAGCTAgatagagtagctagctagccagttagctgtCAGTGTTACCAAATGTTGCAATCATTGTTAAGGCTAACAGTAGTTCGTGTATGTGTACCCAATCATATATTTGTTCGTTACTTTAACCCAAGTTTCTAGATCCAGTTGtagttaaagtttttttttaaattctaagATGGCTCTAGTTAGTATGTTAGCTACTAGGGGAGAGTGGAGTAAATTGCGCCaaaggggtaaattgagccatccttctaggaaaccatacacaaaatgtataatttgaccacatatttaggaagaggtcataatTTAATGTAGTCTGAAGGAAGAAACCAtattttcaccaagtcaaattcATTTATTGTTAGAGGTTTCATAATGCTTGTATCTtaaccaaaatatataattttaaGATTGTTATATACATCATTTGGGGTCCAACAcatagcatgaaagtgcatccttgtagctgtgtgggctaatttattacaaatgtttgccttggggtaagttaAACCAATGGCAAGTTGaacaaattgaaatgtttcttccaaGGTGTAATGCAAGGCTGGGATATAAGGTAAAAATGTGGTCTGGCCTGTGTTTAAAGTGTTTTAGAAATGTACAGTTTGTTAGgtgttaagcctgtgttaaaatATGCTTAAAAATAAAAGACAAAATGCAATtttgttgaattgtgtttgggaaataaaaaATAGACATTGTTTTAAAAAGGTAGTCTTTAAATTTCATTCAGTACAGAAATGTGTAGGCgtcttaacttaccctgtcctgtagCACAACTTACCCCATACCCAAGGTaaattgtgccaagagaccactttttttGGACAAGCTAAGTTTTCAAAACTAATGTTTACTTGAATTCTGatttatttccagggatacacaacatcgtGAAATATATGTAGcctagatatctttgttagaataCTATATATCCCTTGATGGAGTGATGCTTAATGTAAAAAATGGTTTcatttaccccactctcccctactggATAAATGTAGTACAAGTCTATTCACAGTCTCACAGCTGGCTAACAACACTTCTCAATGAAAATAAATCAAACGGGTAGCCACTAaatttaaaatcaaatcacatttttatttgtcacatacacatggttagcagatgttaatgcgagtgtagcgaaaagcTACACATAACAGTAAATAGAAATACAAACACATTACCTGGAAGACAGTCACCTTTGAATGGCACAGTTTCAAATTAGACACAAAAAGGAGATAGTTGTAGTCGCATAACAatgttccagacttggtgcactggtactGCTTGTAGTAGCAGAACAatgttccagacttggtgcactggtactGCTTGTAGTAGCAGAACAatgttccagacttggtgcattggtactGCTTGTAGTAgcagaacaatctatgacttggTTGGCTGGAGTATTTGACTATTCTTTTgggggggccttcctctgatggCGCATGGTTCAGTGGTCCTGgttggcagggagctcggccccactGATTtactgtacgcactaccctctagcaccgtgtggtcagatgccaagcagtttccaagtggtgatgcagccatgctctcaatggtgcatctgagggcttatgccaaatcttttcagcctcctgagggggaagaggtgttgtcgtgccttcttcacagcTGTGTTGGtttgtggaccatgatagatctttagtgatgtgtacaccgtggaacttgaagctcttgctGACgttaaagggagaggttgttgtccgggCACCATACTGccctgtttctgacctcctccctataggctgtctcatcgtcgtcggtgatcaggcctaccaccgttgtgtcatctgaaaaattaatgatggtgttgtgcttggccacgcagtcttgggtgaatagggagtacagaaggggactaagcAGACTCCcatgaggggcccccgtgttgagggtcagcatggcggatgtgttgttgcctaccctcaccaactgggggcagcctgtcagcaagtccaggatccagttgcagagagaggtgttcagtcccagggaccttagcttggtgatgggcttggaggggactatggtgttgaacactgagctgtagacAATTAACAgaattctattttttttttttgctttaatAACTTTCAGATAATTTAATGTAGCAAAGGTAATCAAGCTCATATTGATATGTGATacagcaaatgtattgaaaataagaaacagACTTTCATCCTAGTTACTGAATGTAATGATTTGGTCCTAATCATGGTTATATTAGGCAGGTTTGTTGGGGCGGGGCGTGGTTTACTGTGTTGACTATCAGGTGTACCATTAGGCCTACATTTTGTAGTACAAAATGTTCTATTAGTACAACCAAAAGTGGTAGGAATCTGTTCAAGATCTTTCGTGACCATTCTACATCCTATATGAAAGTCTACTAGTCTCAACCTTTatgcagacagagacataaaTTAGACCTAGCTATTACCGGATTGTAATCGTCATGTTCTTTCCTCTGTAGAATAAAGACTTGGAGACAGAATGGCATCAGAATCTCCGCGCAGACCAAGCCGCTGTGCTGGAGGGGTTGTGGTGCGAGCACAAGCTGCCacgtaaggacacacacacacacacacacacacacacacacacacacacacacacacacacacacacacacacacacacacacacacacacacacacacacacacacacacacacacacacacacacacacacacacacacacacacacacacacacacacacacacacacacacacacacacacagaataataGGCTTTCAGCTATTGCACCTGAGGTGTCTGGTCTACCTACTTACACAAGTTTCCCCTTGCTAAGACATGACATTGCCTAACAGCTAGTCCCATGATGGTTGTTATTGACCATCTGTTTCAGACATATGCTTCAGTGCTATGGATCAATATGATCTGGTTCAGTATATTTCCTTGGCTACTTTTTGAGGTGGGGAGTGCATAACAGAAAGTGTTAACTACAACCAATTTAGCTTAATGAAGTGCAAAGACAATACTTATACCGATGCATACACTACAAATATTCTACTCATAGGTATACACATTCAACAAGGTAATGCTCTTGTGTTATTACAGTGAGCAGTCGTATATGGAGAGTGTTGTGACTTTCCTCCAAGATGTGGTCCCTCAGGTAAGactgtttccattgattgtcATCTTTTCTACAGTAACAGAAATGTGTATTACATGTTAACCTTATTCAGATTGACTTACTCAGGCTGTCAATGGTGTTTTATAAGGCGGAGAGAGTTGAAATATAGGATTAACTGAATCACAATTTATCTTATTAAAGTTTTAATAGGTCATTCTATGACATTAACAGAGTGCAGTAATTTAATCTGATAAATTGTTGTCCTCATCTCCTACTTGTCTTTTGTCCAAATTCAAGGCCTACACTGGCGCACCCCCAACTGATGAAAAAGAGAAAATAGTTTGGGTCAGATTTGAGAAAGCCGACATCAATGGTAAGTCCAAGAACAGTTTCAAAGCTTCCCCCCCTTGACTGTGTTGTGTTCAACCTTGGAGGGCATACACATTTTGATAACAAGTGCTTACTTGCTTCATATTATCTGTTATTTTAAATCCACAGATTAGATTAAACCATATATAAAAAGGTTCTTGAATATTATAAGTTTACTGAAATATGCTGATAAGTGGCCTCTTGTTAGAATTCCTGGGTAGAAAACTGTTTAAATGTGACACATGAATAGTTCCTTTGGCAGGCGTTGTTTGTGCACCATTTGATGGTTAATTTATTGTAAggacttttacatttacattacatttaagtcatttagcagacgctcttatccagagcgacttacatcagACCTGTCACTCAAAGTTGTATCTCAATGGcacaagtctgtgtgtgtgcgtgcgtgcgccagATCTCTCCCTCAATCTGACAACAGCTGTGTTGATTAGACACAGCGTTTTGTCTGTGTTTATAAAAATATCGACCACTTTAATGTTATTTACGCAAACCTTTTGAAGAGGACTTCTGTTTGGTGTTCAATTTAGAGCTTCACTGTTCCAGCCCTGCTTGTTTGCATGCTCAATGTAAAGCAAATGGTTTTATACGGAAGCAATGGCTCATATACATTAAAAACGTCTGGAGTTGACACGCATTCAAAGTAGCTAGAGTTAAACATTTATTCAAAAGAATGAGCTGGAACACTTAAACCCCAACCATTCTTCTAGAAAATGAAACAGTTTAGTAAAAGGTTTTTGAAATCGACAAAGACAAGGATGAATCATTTTAGATAGCAGCAACAAACGAAGCAGTCAAATGTATCGTATAGACtgattatacactgagtgtacaaaacattaacaacaatGGCTCTTTCcaagacacagactgaccaggtgaaagctgtgatcccttattgatgtcacttgttaaatccacttcaatcagtgtagatgaaggggaggaggcaggttaaagaagggtttttattgagacatggattgtgtatgttttGTTCCATTCAAAGGTGGAATGGGCAAGACCAGATGTATGTTCCTTTGAATGTATGGCAGAAGTGctacgctgctggggttttccaCGCTCAAAAGTttccccgtgtgtatcaagaatggtccaccacccaaaggacatccagccaacttgacacaactgtgggaagctttggagtcaacatgggaagGTGTTCAATATCAGGAAGATGTTACTGACCCCAATATCAGGAAGAT
This DNA window, taken from Oncorhynchus gorbuscha isolate QuinsamMale2020 ecotype Even-year linkage group LG13, OgorEven_v1.0, whole genome shotgun sequence, encodes the following:
- the zgc:153372 gene encoding arsenite methyltransferase — encoded protein: MSTQVHDNVKQYYGSRLESTCDLQTSAACSLPCRPMPKSAIEALNLVHPEVTKRFFGCGLPVPEKLQGCRILDLGSGSGRDCYALSKLVGETGHVTGIDMTEELILVSRKYIPYHQEKFGFEKPNTTFLQGYMEKLTAAGVENDSMDIIVSNCVICLCPDKKTVLREAYKVLKEGGEMYYSDMYASNVVPDHLKEDSVLWGEGMGGSLYWRDFISLVQEVGFSTPHLISASHIEVHNCELKKKAGDISYASGTYRLFKLPKKLEMSSAIVTYKGTVPDYPCQLDFDSSHCFKKDVALQVDGEMAAILQCSRFSPDFCIQEYGHLSPFLLANNLGSSVKQCSKTGKAAGGCGET